In the Wyeomyia smithii strain HCP4-BCI-WySm-NY-G18 chromosome 2, ASM2978416v1, whole genome shotgun sequence genome, one interval contains:
- the LOC129721999 gene encoding uncharacterized protein LOC129721999 isoform X2, whose product MNSPVSSVLDFSSFARELNQSPLADYAISANSNTNCCAADSPLSKKFENAMQKLICNCDLDGENNISTPVITEIVGNTPTNSAFCSGRENHNESLATTVDFDEEPLELTGEWFDESGEAADEGSSDEQQHSRSQSLSYSLSVSHAQENFSQYSQSTDKGLSKRYDSPCSYEDDRESECSNFDKLDDWNEYYSDMQNNNGIEATNRDFREYYDEYVSSKGQMSTSTVRTGVSEEGTASETDTKNISSICGNAGLMVDNVDSSIEVPDNKKVCIEKCQAFLRYRNPTNEMDDELMALEDEVGEMSIERSSSFKRKFCYEDSDDYQYELNAMITEKCHKTDFVPDRGNHEPISRIDEEQFARMTRVESLTPLPNQPVTNEATCMEPITKKETDCDAVIAKDDEGATTSSHPRAFNNAGNDNKNQSNQLHRSKNSVAQSAIRLNNGLRVVDNSSMQERGNVDMNITQKADEQKNAQ is encoded by the exons ATGAATTCTCCAGTATCGTCAGTTTTGGACTTCTCCTCCTTCGCTAGGGAATTGAACCAAAGTCCGCTCGCCGATTACGCGATCAGTGCCAACTCCAACACAAACTGCTGTGCAGCGGATTCGCCACTctcgaaaaaatttgaaaatgcaATGCAGAAGCTGATTTGCAATTGCGACTTAGACGGCGAAAATAATATTTCCACCCCGGTGATTACTGAAATAGTCG GTAATACACCAACAAATAGTGCCTTTTGCAGCGGTAGAGAAAACCACAACGAATCTTTAGCGACCACCGTGGACTTCGACGAGGAACCCCTGGAACTGACGGGTGAATGGTTTGATGAAAGTGGTGAAGCTGCAGACGAAGGCAGTTCTGATGAACAACAACATTCGAGATCCCAATCCTTATCGTATTCGCTGTCAGTTTCTCATGCACAAGAAAACTTTTCCCAGTATTCACAGAGTACGGATAAGGGACTCTCGAAAAGATACGATTCGCCGTGTTCGTACGAAGATGATAGGGAATCGGAATGCAGTAACTTCGATAAACTTGACGACTGGAACGAATACTATAGTGATATGCAGAACAACAACGGCATAGAGGCTACTAATCGCGATTTTAGAGAATATTATGATGAGTATGTATCTAGTAAAGGGCAGATGAGTACATCTACCGTTCGAACCGGAGTTAGTGAGGAGGGCACCGCCAGTGAAACCGACACCAAAAATATTTCTAGTATTTGTGGCAACGCTGGACTGATGGTGGACAATGTTGACAGCTCTATCG aAGTTCCAGATAACAAAAAGGTATGTATTGAGAAATGCCAAGCTTTTTTGCGATACCGCAATCCAACCAACGAAATGGATGATGAGCTTATGGCATTAGAGGATGAGGTAGGAGAAATGTCTATCGAGCGTTCTTCATCATTCAAGCGCAAGTTCTGCTATGAGGATTCTGATGACTACCAGTACGAACTGAACGCCATGATCACAGAAAAATGTCACAAAACAGACTTTGTGCCGGATCGGGGTAATCATGAACCAATTTCCCGCATAGATGAAGAACAATTTGCTCGGATGACGCGAGTGGAATCTCTGACACCTCTACCGAATCAGCCTGTAACGAATGAAGCAACCTGTATGGAACCCATCACCAAAAAAGAAACGGATTGTGATGCAGTGATTGCCAAAGACGACGAGGGGGCAACCACTTCCAGCCATCCACGAGCATTCAATAATGCTGGAAATGACAACAAAAATCAGTCTAATCAACTTCACCGAAGCAAAAATTCGGTAGCACAAAGTGCAATACGATTAAATAACGGCTTACGAGTTGTTGATAATAGTTCCATGCAGGAGCGTGGGAATGTTGACATGAATATCACACAGAAAGCAGATGAGCAGAAAAATGCTCAGTAA
- the LOC129721999 gene encoding uncharacterized protein LOC129721999 isoform X1 yields the protein MNSPVSSVLDFSSFARELNQSPLADYAISANSNTNCCAADSPLSKKFENAMQKLICNCDLDGENNISTPVITEIVGERHEENCNTGNTPTNSAFCSGRENHNESLATTVDFDEEPLELTGEWFDESGEAADEGSSDEQQHSRSQSLSYSLSVSHAQENFSQYSQSTDKGLSKRYDSPCSYEDDRESECSNFDKLDDWNEYYSDMQNNNGIEATNRDFREYYDEYVSSKGQMSTSTVRTGVSEEGTASETDTKNISSICGNAGLMVDNVDSSIEVPDNKKVCIEKCQAFLRYRNPTNEMDDELMALEDEVGEMSIERSSSFKRKFCYEDSDDYQYELNAMITEKCHKTDFVPDRGNHEPISRIDEEQFARMTRVESLTPLPNQPVTNEATCMEPITKKETDCDAVIAKDDEGATTSSHPRAFNNAGNDNKNQSNQLHRSKNSVAQSAIRLNNGLRVVDNSSMQERGNVDMNITQKADEQKNAQ from the exons ATGAATTCTCCAGTATCGTCAGTTTTGGACTTCTCCTCCTTCGCTAGGGAATTGAACCAAAGTCCGCTCGCCGATTACGCGATCAGTGCCAACTCCAACACAAACTGCTGTGCAGCGGATTCGCCACTctcgaaaaaatttgaaaatgcaATGCAGAAGCTGATTTGCAATTGCGACTTAGACGGCGAAAATAATATTTCCACCCCGGTGATTACTGAAATAGTCGGTGAGAGACATGAAGAAAATTGCAACACGG GTAATACACCAACAAATAGTGCCTTTTGCAGCGGTAGAGAAAACCACAACGAATCTTTAGCGACCACCGTGGACTTCGACGAGGAACCCCTGGAACTGACGGGTGAATGGTTTGATGAAAGTGGTGAAGCTGCAGACGAAGGCAGTTCTGATGAACAACAACATTCGAGATCCCAATCCTTATCGTATTCGCTGTCAGTTTCTCATGCACAAGAAAACTTTTCCCAGTATTCACAGAGTACGGATAAGGGACTCTCGAAAAGATACGATTCGCCGTGTTCGTACGAAGATGATAGGGAATCGGAATGCAGTAACTTCGATAAACTTGACGACTGGAACGAATACTATAGTGATATGCAGAACAACAACGGCATAGAGGCTACTAATCGCGATTTTAGAGAATATTATGATGAGTATGTATCTAGTAAAGGGCAGATGAGTACATCTACCGTTCGAACCGGAGTTAGTGAGGAGGGCACCGCCAGTGAAACCGACACCAAAAATATTTCTAGTATTTGTGGCAACGCTGGACTGATGGTGGACAATGTTGACAGCTCTATCG aAGTTCCAGATAACAAAAAGGTATGTATTGAGAAATGCCAAGCTTTTTTGCGATACCGCAATCCAACCAACGAAATGGATGATGAGCTTATGGCATTAGAGGATGAGGTAGGAGAAATGTCTATCGAGCGTTCTTCATCATTCAAGCGCAAGTTCTGCTATGAGGATTCTGATGACTACCAGTACGAACTGAACGCCATGATCACAGAAAAATGTCACAAAACAGACTTTGTGCCGGATCGGGGTAATCATGAACCAATTTCCCGCATAGATGAAGAACAATTTGCTCGGATGACGCGAGTGGAATCTCTGACACCTCTACCGAATCAGCCTGTAACGAATGAAGCAACCTGTATGGAACCCATCACCAAAAAAGAAACGGATTGTGATGCAGTGATTGCCAAAGACGACGAGGGGGCAACCACTTCCAGCCATCCACGAGCATTCAATAATGCTGGAAATGACAACAAAAATCAGTCTAATCAACTTCACCGAAGCAAAAATTCGGTAGCACAAAGTGCAATACGATTAAATAACGGCTTACGAGTTGTTGATAATAGTTCCATGCAGGAGCGTGGGAATGTTGACATGAATATCACACAGAAAGCAGATGAGCAGAAAAATGCTCAGTAA